One genomic window of Antricoccus suffuscus includes the following:
- a CDS encoding TetR/AcrR family transcriptional regulator, which translates to MPLEERRTLLLEAAWRVLSTQGVHAATTRAICAEAQMPQSAFHYCFRSRQELLREVVVGLLPQQMEASLSVVDRRGSLQTVLRKALVSYWDHVESEPLLHNVLYDITTTALRDPDLVDLAHMQYARFQETASEVLKAVAEIRNVSWTLPLPVLARMLVNVLDGMTLNYIVDRDRKAARAVLDSFAPILAGLAKSNKAK; encoded by the coding sequence ATGCCTCTCGAAGAACGGCGAACCCTGCTTCTCGAGGCAGCGTGGAGAGTGCTATCCACGCAGGGCGTGCATGCCGCGACTACCCGCGCGATCTGCGCGGAGGCGCAGATGCCGCAAAGCGCATTTCACTACTGCTTCCGCAGCCGACAGGAGCTCTTGCGCGAGGTCGTAGTCGGGCTGCTGCCCCAGCAGATGGAGGCATCACTGTCGGTCGTTGATCGCCGCGGGTCGCTACAGACCGTGCTGCGCAAGGCCCTAGTGTCCTACTGGGACCACGTCGAGTCAGAACCGCTGCTGCACAACGTCTTGTACGACATCACGACCACGGCTTTGCGCGACCCGGACCTCGTGGACCTGGCGCACATGCAATACGCCCGGTTTCAAGAGACAGCCAGTGAGGTGCTCAAAGCCGTCGCCGAGATACGCAATGTGAGCTGGACACTGCCGCTGCCAGTTCTCGCTCGGATGCTCGTCAATGTGCTCGATGGCATGACACTCAACTACATTGTCGACCGTGATCGTAAGGCCGCTCGCGCAGTACTCGATTCCTTCGCCCCGATCCTGGCCGGACTCGCGAAAAGCAATAAGGCGAAGTAG
- the ilvN gene encoding acetolactate synthase small subunit, whose product MSGHTLSVLVENKPGVLARVAGLFSRRGFNIKSLAVGETEQPTISRITIVVEVADSLLEQVTKQLNKLIHVLKIVELGPETSVQRELILVKVRVDAHHRGPVLETAQLFRAKVVDVNTDSVTIEATGTQPKLQALIAALEPFGVKELVQSGVVAIGRGPRSITTSSQRNAERTA is encoded by the coding sequence ATGAGTGGACACACACTTTCCGTCTTGGTCGAAAACAAGCCAGGCGTCCTCGCGCGAGTCGCCGGGTTGTTCAGTCGCCGCGGATTCAATATCAAGTCCCTCGCGGTCGGGGAGACCGAGCAGCCGACGATCTCGCGCATCACGATCGTGGTCGAGGTTGCCGACTCACTGCTCGAGCAGGTCACCAAGCAGCTCAACAAGCTGATCCACGTGCTCAAGATTGTCGAGCTCGGCCCCGAGACGTCGGTCCAGCGTGAATTGATTTTGGTCAAGGTCCGCGTCGACGCGCATCATCGCGGGCCGGTGCTCGAGACCGCACAGCTGTTCCGCGCGAAGGTAGTCGACGTCAACACCGACTCGGTGACAATCGAGGCAACCGGTACGCAGCCGAAGTTGCAAGCCCTGATCGCTGCCCTCGAGCCATTCGGGGTCAAAGAGCTGGTGCAATCCGGCGTCGTGGCGATCGGGCGCGGGCCCCGGTCGATCACCACCTCGTCGCAGCGCAACGCCGAGCGCACTGCGTAG
- the ilvD gene encoding dihydroxy-acid dehydratase, with the protein MTSTVNPEAAATSAHEDGPDIKPRSRDVTDGLEKAAARGMLRAVGMGDEDFLKPQIGVASSWNEITPCNLSLDRLAKAVKEGVHGAGGYPLEFGTISVSDGISMGHEGMHYSLVSREVIADSVETVMQAERLDGSVLLAGCDKSLPGMLMAAARLDLSSVFLYAGSILPGIAKLHDGTEKQVTIIDAFEAVGACARGLIPRSDVDAIERAICPGEGACGGMYTANTMASAAEALGMSLPGSAAPPATDRRRDGFAHKSGAAVVELLRRGITARDIMTKEAFENAIAVTMAFGGSTNAVLHLLAIAYEADVDLTIDDFVRVGAKVPHLADVKPFGQYVMTDIDHVGGIPVVMRLLLDAGLLHGDCLTVTGKTMAENLADIAPPDPDGKVLRAISEPIHKTGGLTILRGTLSPGGAVAKTAGFDTDIFEGPARVFDGERAAMDAVENDTLAKGDVIVIRNEGPKGGPGMREMLAVTGAIKGAGIGRDVLLLTDGRFSGGTTGLCIGHVAPEALDCGPIALVEEGDTIRLDIAAGTLDLVVDEAELARRKANWTPPAPKYTRGVLAKYAKLVGSATEGAVCG; encoded by the coding sequence GTGACCAGCACCGTTAACCCTGAAGCTGCGGCGACTTCTGCACACGAGGACGGTCCCGACATCAAGCCGCGCAGCCGCGACGTCACCGACGGCCTGGAAAAGGCCGCTGCCAGGGGAATGCTTCGTGCAGTCGGCATGGGCGACGAGGACTTCCTGAAGCCACAGATCGGCGTGGCGAGCTCATGGAACGAGATCACGCCCTGCAACCTTTCCCTCGACCGGCTGGCCAAGGCCGTCAAAGAAGGGGTTCATGGCGCCGGCGGCTATCCGCTGGAGTTCGGCACGATCTCGGTGTCGGACGGTATCTCGATGGGCCACGAAGGCATGCACTATTCGTTGGTATCCCGCGAGGTAATCGCGGACAGCGTCGAGACCGTTATGCAGGCTGAGCGACTGGACGGCTCAGTCCTGCTTGCCGGATGCGACAAATCCTTGCCGGGCATGCTCATGGCCGCCGCACGGCTCGACCTGTCGTCGGTCTTCCTTTACGCCGGCTCAATCCTGCCGGGTATCGCAAAGCTGCACGACGGTACCGAGAAACAGGTGACGATCATCGACGCGTTCGAGGCTGTCGGTGCCTGCGCCCGGGGTCTGATCCCGCGTTCGGATGTTGACGCGATCGAGCGTGCTATCTGTCCCGGCGAGGGTGCCTGCGGCGGCATGTACACCGCCAACACGATGGCAAGTGCCGCGGAAGCGCTCGGGATGAGCCTTCCGGGATCGGCCGCGCCGCCGGCCACCGACCGGCGTCGAGATGGGTTCGCACACAAATCGGGCGCCGCCGTAGTCGAGCTGCTCCGACGCGGGATCACTGCGCGCGACATCATGACGAAAGAGGCGTTTGAGAACGCGATCGCCGTCACCATGGCGTTCGGTGGCTCGACCAACGCCGTACTCCACCTGCTCGCCATCGCGTATGAAGCCGATGTCGACCTGACAATCGATGACTTTGTCCGGGTCGGCGCGAAGGTGCCACACCTCGCCGACGTAAAGCCCTTCGGGCAGTACGTCATGACCGACATCGACCATGTGGGTGGAATCCCGGTCGTGATGCGGCTGCTGTTGGACGCCGGGCTACTGCACGGCGACTGCCTGACGGTTACCGGCAAAACGATGGCCGAGAACCTTGCTGATATCGCGCCGCCCGACCCGGATGGGAAGGTCCTGCGCGCCATTAGTGAGCCGATCCACAAGACGGGCGGGCTCACCATCTTGCGCGGCACACTGTCGCCGGGCGGCGCCGTCGCCAAGACCGCCGGGTTCGATACCGACATTTTCGAGGGCCCGGCGCGGGTCTTCGACGGCGAGCGTGCGGCGATGGACGCAGTGGAGAACGACACTCTTGCCAAAGGCGACGTCATCGTGATTCGTAACGAAGGTCCGAAGGGCGGCCCCGGAATGCGTGAGATGCTTGCGGTCACCGGCGCGATCAAGGGCGCCGGCATCGGCCGGGACGTGCTCCTGCTCACGGATGGCCGGTTTTCTGGCGGTACGACGGGGCTGTGCATCGGTCATGTCGCTCCCGAAGCGCTCGACTGTGGTCCGATCGCGCTCGTTGAAGAGGGCGACACGATCCGGCTGGACATTGCGGCGGGCACGCTGGATCTGGTGGTTGACGAGGCTGAACTGGCCAGGCGTAAGGCCAATTGGACTCCGCCGGCGCCGAAATACACCCGCGGAGTGCTCGCGAAATACGCGAAACTGGTCGGGAGCGCGACCGAAGGCGCCGTCTGCGGCTAG
- a CDS encoding PQQ-dependent sugar dehydrogenase, translating into MCLSILCLLGASACASADSYLGSGNWSPQAVPQNPGGQSPDTGQPPTNPSTPSTPGQPGENQDSAVRATGLDQPWGIAPLPDGTALVGERATGKIIKVNGQPGVPQQDLFTIPGIDASGDGGLLGLATSPAYSEDGLVFAYITTATDNRVVSFNSAGTVVPVITGIPKGAVHNGGALAAGADGNLYIGTGDTGNPALATDPASLAGKILRIDNFGAPAADNPTAGSAVFASGLADATGICLSTNGGYAVDLGGGTPTAVTGNELETLEPGANYAGTDPTVAYSGKSLGGAACAAVTTTAIVTGLDSKSLMTSIMNKKGAPVDDPQLSLTDKYGRLRAIAIDPASGAMWVGTYNRDGIGTPAADDDKIIMVPPPQGGGGGIS; encoded by the coding sequence GTGTGTCTGTCCATCCTTTGCCTGCTCGGCGCGTCGGCATGCGCGAGCGCGGACAGTTACCTCGGCAGCGGCAACTGGTCGCCGCAGGCGGTCCCCCAGAATCCTGGTGGTCAGAGCCCCGATACCGGTCAGCCGCCGACGAACCCGTCGACGCCGAGCACTCCTGGTCAACCGGGAGAAAATCAGGACAGTGCGGTGCGTGCTACCGGTCTCGATCAGCCCTGGGGTATCGCACCCCTGCCGGACGGCACGGCCCTAGTAGGCGAGCGCGCGACCGGCAAGATCATCAAGGTCAACGGACAACCCGGCGTGCCCCAGCAAGACCTGTTCACAATTCCCGGCATAGACGCGTCTGGCGACGGCGGCCTGCTCGGCTTGGCCACCTCGCCCGCGTACAGCGAGGACGGGCTCGTGTTTGCCTACATCACGACGGCGACCGACAATCGGGTCGTCAGCTTCAACAGTGCCGGGACCGTCGTACCTGTCATCACCGGGATCCCGAAGGGCGCGGTCCACAACGGGGGCGCGCTCGCTGCCGGCGCCGACGGCAATCTTTATATCGGCACCGGAGATACCGGCAATCCGGCGCTGGCCACGGATCCGGCTAGCCTCGCCGGGAAGATACTGCGGATCGACAACTTCGGCGCTCCTGCCGCCGATAATCCGACGGCCGGCTCGGCGGTATTCGCCAGCGGGCTCGCCGACGCGACGGGCATCTGCCTGTCGACGAACGGCGGCTATGCGGTCGACCTCGGCGGCGGCACTCCCACGGCCGTCACCGGAAACGAGCTTGAGACCTTGGAACCGGGCGCCAACTACGCAGGTACCGATCCGACGGTCGCCTACTCCGGCAAGTCGCTCGGCGGCGCCGCCTGCGCCGCGGTCACCACGACCGCGATCGTCACCGGGCTCGACTCGAAATCGCTGATGACCAGCATCATGAACAAGAAGGGCGCGCCGGTCGACGATCCGCAGCTATCGCTGACCGACAAGTACGGTCGGCTGCGCGCGATCGCGATCGACCCGGCGTCCGGCGCCATGTGGGTCGGCACCTACAACAGGGACGGCATCGGTACGCCGGCCGCGGACGACGACAAGATCATCATGGTGCCGCCCCCGCAGGGTGGCGGCGGCGGCATCAGCTAG
- a CDS encoding acetolactate synthase large subunit has product MASPSTATPKAPNGADPLLSAVNSNTTNGAISEPSTGAKALVRSLECIGADVLFGLPGGAVLPVYDPLYDSSLRHILVRHEQGAGHAAEGYAQATGRVGVCIATSGPGATNLVTAIADAHMDSVPIVAITGQVSQALLGTDGFQEADICGITIPITKHNVLVTKPEDIPRAVAEAFYIASTGRPGPVLIDIPKDVLVAETTFNWPPQLALPGYRPVTRPHLKQIREAAKLINAASRPVFYIGGGVIKAEASAELLELAELTGIPVVTTLMARGAFPDSHKQHLGMPGMHGSVPAVTALQKADLLIALGTRFDDRVTGNLDSFAPNAKVVHADIDPAEISKNRIADVPIVGDCKETITELIPTLKALREESAPADMTAWWVQLDRWRKNYPLGYDWPSDGTLSPQYVIERLNAISDDDTIWVSGVGQHQMWAAQFVTYDKPRTWLNSGGAGTMGYAVPAAMGAKVGQPDRTVWAIDGDGCFQMTNQELATCAIEGIPIKVAVINNGNLGMVRQWQTLFYDGRYSQTDLGTHKHRIPDFVGLAEALGCVGLRCESKDDVDGIIKQAMEIKDRPVVVDFTVGADAQVWPMVAAGMSNDEILAAQDLRPKFDEDDV; this is encoded by the coding sequence ATGGCTAGCCCATCCACAGCCACGCCAAAGGCGCCAAACGGTGCCGATCCATTGCTCAGTGCCGTCAACTCGAACACGACTAACGGCGCGATCAGCGAGCCATCTACCGGCGCGAAGGCGCTCGTGCGGTCGCTTGAATGCATCGGCGCGGACGTACTGTTCGGACTCCCCGGCGGGGCGGTCCTTCCGGTCTATGACCCGTTGTACGACTCGAGTCTGCGCCACATCTTGGTGCGCCATGAGCAGGGCGCCGGTCACGCCGCAGAGGGATACGCGCAGGCCACCGGGCGTGTGGGCGTGTGTATCGCGACCTCCGGGCCGGGGGCGACCAACCTGGTCACTGCTATTGCCGATGCGCATATGGACTCGGTGCCGATCGTCGCGATCACCGGCCAGGTCTCTCAAGCTCTGCTGGGTACGGACGGGTTTCAGGAAGCTGATATCTGCGGCATCACGATCCCGATCACTAAGCACAACGTGCTTGTCACTAAGCCGGAGGACATCCCGCGCGCGGTGGCCGAGGCGTTCTACATCGCCAGCACCGGCCGTCCCGGACCCGTGCTGATCGACATTCCCAAAGACGTCCTCGTTGCCGAGACGACATTCAACTGGCCACCGCAACTGGCGCTGCCCGGCTACCGGCCGGTCACTCGACCGCATCTCAAGCAGATCCGCGAGGCAGCCAAGCTGATCAACGCAGCGTCCCGGCCGGTCTTCTACATCGGTGGCGGCGTCATCAAGGCCGAGGCATCGGCCGAACTGCTCGAGCTGGCCGAACTCACGGGAATTCCGGTCGTGACCACGTTGATGGCCCGCGGTGCCTTCCCGGACAGTCACAAACAGCACTTGGGCATGCCCGGCATGCACGGTTCGGTGCCTGCGGTGACGGCATTGCAGAAGGCCGACCTACTCATCGCGCTGGGCACGAGGTTCGACGACCGGGTGACCGGAAACCTCGACTCGTTCGCGCCCAACGCGAAGGTCGTGCACGCGGATATCGATCCGGCAGAAATCTCGAAGAACCGAATCGCCGACGTACCGATCGTGGGGGACTGCAAGGAGACGATCACCGAGCTGATCCCGACGCTCAAAGCGCTCCGCGAGGAGTCTGCGCCGGCCGACATGACCGCTTGGTGGGTTCAGCTCGATCGCTGGCGCAAGAACTACCCACTCGGTTACGACTGGCCCTCTGATGGCACCCTGTCGCCGCAGTACGTGATCGAGCGCCTTAACGCAATCTCCGACGACGACACGATCTGGGTATCAGGGGTCGGACAGCATCAAATGTGGGCGGCGCAGTTCGTCACCTACGACAAGCCACGCACCTGGCTTAACTCCGGCGGCGCCGGAACGATGGGATACGCCGTACCTGCTGCGATGGGCGCGAAGGTCGGCCAGCCGGACCGCACAGTCTGGGCGATCGACGGCGACGGCTGCTTCCAGATGACGAACCAGGAGCTCGCGACCTGCGCAATTGAAGGCATCCCGATCAAGGTCGCCGTCATCAACAACGGCAATCTCGGCATGGTCCGTCAGTGGCAGACTCTCTTCTACGACGGCCGTTACTCGCAGACCGACCTCGGCACGCACAAGCACCGCATCCCCGATTTCGTCGGACTTGCCGAGGCGCTCGGCTGTGTGGGGTTGCGTTGTGAGTCCAAGGACGATGTCGATGGCATCATCAAGCAGGCCATGGAGATCAAAGACCGGCCAGTGGTAGTCGACTTCACCGTCGGCGCGGACGCACAGGTGTGGCCAATGGTTGCAGCTGGCATGAGCAACGACGAAATCCTTGCCGCGCAGGACCTCCGACCCAAGTTTGACGAAGACGATGTCTGA
- a CDS encoding D-arabinono-1,4-lactone oxidase, which yields MTTWRNWGRSASCVPAEVVAPVDEADLVETIQTTAKHGQSIRPVGAGHSFTSIAATDGIQLRLDHFSGIVTADRRSGLVTLLAGTRLRDLPPLLGAHGLAMENLGDVDPQTIAGAISTGTHGTGLRFTGIAGQVRGLRIALADGRVVDCSATERSDIFHAARLGLGAIGVLVHVTLQCVPAFALAAQEHPESLEEVIDGFAERAAHADHVEFYWFPHTDRALVKTNTRLPGDAPLAPVPKWRRLLDDEILTNGVFAVTCATGRVVPAVIPSINRIANRLVSSRAYTDHSADVFVSPRRVRFREMEYAIDLDVLPDTLRAIKSLLDDRGWRISFPLEVRCAVADDVWLSTAYGRTSAYIAVHRYYRESFREYFDAVEQILVAAGGRPHWGKLHTRSAADFEAAYPKYGEFLRVRAALDPGGLFTNDYLRRVLGPVSR from the coding sequence ATGACAACGTGGCGTAACTGGGGCCGCAGTGCTTCGTGCGTTCCCGCCGAGGTCGTCGCGCCCGTCGACGAGGCGGACCTGGTCGAGACCATTCAGACGACCGCCAAACATGGACAATCGATCCGACCGGTTGGTGCCGGCCACTCGTTTACCTCGATCGCTGCCACGGATGGCATCCAGCTAAGGCTGGACCACTTTAGCGGCATCGTGACCGCAGACCGCAGAAGTGGGCTGGTCACGCTGTTGGCCGGCACCCGACTTCGCGATCTGCCGCCCCTTCTGGGCGCGCATGGACTGGCGATGGAGAACCTCGGAGATGTCGACCCGCAGACTATCGCCGGCGCCATCTCTACCGGCACACACGGCACCGGGCTGCGCTTCACCGGTATAGCCGGACAAGTCCGAGGACTGCGAATCGCGCTGGCCGACGGACGGGTCGTCGACTGTTCGGCAACCGAACGCTCGGACATCTTCCACGCGGCGCGGTTGGGGCTCGGCGCAATCGGCGTACTCGTGCACGTCACGTTGCAGTGTGTCCCGGCGTTCGCGCTCGCTGCGCAAGAACATCCGGAGAGCCTTGAGGAGGTAATCGACGGGTTCGCCGAACGGGCCGCGCACGCCGACCACGTCGAGTTCTACTGGTTTCCGCACACCGACCGAGCCTTGGTCAAGACCAACACCAGGCTGCCCGGCGATGCACCACTCGCACCGGTGCCGAAATGGAGACGCCTGCTCGACGACGAGATCCTCACGAACGGCGTATTCGCCGTCACGTGCGCAACGGGCCGCGTCGTACCCGCGGTCATTCCGTCGATCAACCGAATAGCCAACCGGCTCGTATCGAGTCGCGCGTACACCGACCACTCCGCCGACGTTTTCGTCTCGCCGCGCCGGGTGCGCTTTCGCGAGATGGAGTATGCGATCGACCTGGACGTGCTGCCGGATACGCTGCGCGCCATCAAATCACTCCTCGACGACCGCGGCTGGCGAATCTCGTTCCCACTCGAGGTTCGATGCGCAGTCGCCGATGATGTCTGGCTGTCTACGGCGTACGGACGTACGTCGGCCTACATTGCCGTGCATCGCTACTATCGTGAGTCGTTCCGCGAGTACTTCGATGCCGTGGAACAGATTCTCGTCGCGGCAGGCGGCCGCCCACACTGGGGCAAGCTGCACACCCGCTCCGCCGCGGACTTCGAGGCGGCGTACCCGAAGTACGGCGAATTTCTCCGGGTACGTGCGGCCCTCGACCCCGGCGGGCTCTTCACTAACGACTATCTGCGCCGAGTGCTAGGGCCAGTCAGTCGCTAG
- a CDS encoding AAA family ATPase gives MNQDQLAELSDQAKSILDEVERAVVGKRPALALILCGVLAGGHVLLEDFPGLGKTLAARSFAQCLGLEFKRAQFTPDLLPADLTGSFIYNQQIADFEFRRGPLFAGFLLADEINRTPPKTQAALLEAMQEAQITVEGNTFVLPRPFHVLATANPVEYEGTYPLPEAQLDRFLLRIQFGYPDHDEEFEVLQRRMSRQQESIELHQVIDAAGLLALQQAIETIEIDPSVLHYCVALTEATRSHADVAVGASPRGSLALMQVARAYAVIDGRDYVTPEDVKAVAVPVLAHRILVKPENWMRDVTGSTVVSSVLGSVPTPAAVGARAADSPTA, from the coding sequence ATGAACCAGGACCAGCTCGCCGAGCTCAGCGACCAGGCGAAGAGCATCCTCGACGAGGTCGAGCGCGCTGTTGTCGGCAAACGGCCCGCGCTCGCGCTCATACTGTGCGGCGTGCTCGCGGGCGGACATGTGCTTCTTGAAGACTTCCCAGGACTGGGCAAGACGCTGGCCGCACGGTCGTTCGCGCAGTGTCTCGGACTGGAGTTCAAACGTGCCCAGTTCACTCCCGACCTGCTGCCGGCCGACCTGACCGGCTCGTTCATCTACAACCAGCAGATCGCGGACTTCGAGTTTCGGCGGGGGCCGCTATTCGCCGGATTCCTGCTGGCCGACGAGATCAACCGGACGCCGCCCAAGACGCAGGCGGCGCTGCTCGAGGCGATGCAGGAAGCGCAGATCACGGTCGAGGGCAACACCTTTGTGCTGCCGCGGCCCTTCCACGTCCTCGCGACGGCCAACCCGGTCGAGTACGAAGGCACCTATCCACTACCCGAAGCGCAGCTGGACCGGTTTCTGTTGCGGATCCAGTTCGGCTACCCCGATCACGATGAGGAGTTCGAGGTCCTGCAACGGCGGATGAGCCGCCAGCAGGAGTCAATCGAGCTGCATCAAGTCATCGACGCTGCCGGGCTTTTGGCTCTACAACAAGCGATCGAGACCATCGAGATCGATCCGAGCGTGCTGCACTACTGCGTGGCATTGACCGAGGCCACGCGCTCGCACGCCGATGTCGCGGTCGGTGCGTCGCCGCGCGGCTCGCTGGCGCTGATGCAGGTTGCTCGGGCGTATGCAGTGATTGATGGCCGCGACTACGTGACTCCCGAAGATGTCAAGGCGGTCGCGGTCCCGGTGCTGGCGCACCGGATCCTTGTCAAACCGGAGAACTGGATGCGCGACGTCACCGGGTCGACGGTCGTCTCCTCCGTACTGGGGTCGGTGCCCACGCCGGCGGCCGTCGGCGCGCGGGCCGCCGATTCGCCGACGGCGTAA
- a CDS encoding DUF58 domain-containing protein, with protein sequence MDERAGVWRSTVSFYRSIVGGAVFALAAVLFGRPELLVIAVPFLVFALAAALNRPTAAPTTTVTVPTAQVTEGESFVLPITVRSVAGMEHVSIGVRRDFWFRCDPTPGIMQGGCASIGEVALPMTMTPTRWGIREISAAYVMASDAWGASVLQQHHQLGARVLAVPRTDVALSSVPALAASGLIGANRAVKPGQGSEFAGIRAFRPGDRMKDIHWPASLRSRDLQVISHWSEQDGQVILVLDAAADLGISGGIDGAPSSLDTTVRAASAIAEFYLRRGDRVGVRIVGQGPFNNTVRIGTGKAHYRRIAERLAQVETTLNRRGRTDDRAQGVPPGTLLLMLSPMAGAGALTQAATYQRRGAHVVVIDTLPSVGLGAGVDPTQSLHWRVRALERAREISQIEHEGLPILPWEGPGTLGTLERVIGHLQSAARVMRR encoded by the coding sequence ATGGACGAGCGGGCCGGCGTGTGGCGAAGCACCGTCAGCTTCTATAGGTCGATCGTGGGCGGGGCCGTTTTCGCCCTCGCAGCAGTACTTTTCGGTCGCCCGGAGTTGCTGGTCATCGCCGTACCCTTCTTGGTTTTCGCGCTGGCCGCGGCGTTGAATCGCCCCACGGCGGCGCCGACCACGACGGTGACGGTACCGACGGCGCAGGTTACCGAGGGCGAGTCGTTTGTGCTGCCGATAACGGTTCGATCGGTGGCCGGCATGGAGCACGTGAGCATCGGCGTACGCCGCGACTTCTGGTTTCGGTGCGACCCGACACCCGGGATCATGCAGGGCGGGTGTGCGTCCATAGGCGAGGTCGCCCTGCCGATGACCATGACGCCCACGCGTTGGGGAATCCGCGAGATTTCGGCGGCGTACGTCATGGCCTCCGATGCGTGGGGTGCTTCGGTGTTGCAGCAACACCATCAGCTCGGGGCGCGAGTGCTGGCGGTGCCACGCACCGACGTAGCGCTCTCGAGTGTGCCGGCCCTTGCCGCCAGCGGTCTCATCGGAGCCAACCGCGCGGTGAAGCCTGGGCAGGGCAGTGAGTTTGCAGGAATCCGCGCATTTAGGCCCGGTGACCGGATGAAAGACATCCACTGGCCGGCGTCGCTGCGCAGTCGCGACCTGCAGGTGATCTCCCATTGGTCTGAGCAAGACGGCCAAGTCATCCTGGTGCTCGACGCGGCGGCCGACCTCGGCATCAGTGGCGGGATCGACGGCGCGCCAAGCAGTCTCGACACGACCGTACGTGCGGCCAGCGCGATCGCCGAGTTCTACCTCCGCCGAGGCGACCGGGTCGGCGTACGGATCGTCGGGCAGGGCCCGTTTAACAACACCGTCCGGATTGGCACCGGCAAGGCGCACTACCGCAGAATCGCAGAGCGGCTCGCTCAGGTGGAGACGACGCTCAACCGCCGCGGTCGCACCGACGACCGTGCGCAGGGCGTCCCGCCAGGCACGCTGCTGCTGATGTTGTCGCCGATGGCCGGCGCGGGAGCGCTCACGCAGGCCGCGACCTATCAGCGTCGTGGCGCGCACGTCGTCGTCATCGACACGTTGCCCTCAGTCGGCCTCGGAGCCGGGGTGGACCCGACGCAGAGTCTGCATTGGCGGGTCCGTGCTCTGGAGCGCGCGCGGGAGATCAGTCAAATCGAGCACGAAGGGCTCCCGATCCTGCCGTGGGAAGGTCCCGGCACGCTTGGCACGCTCGAACGGGTCATCGGGCATCTGCAGTCGGCGGCACGGGTGATGCGTCGATGA
- a CDS encoding DUF4129 domain-containing protein yields the protein MPRNSTSVVRAVAIGLAAAVLVVLVMVSTGGQIDLVHAPAHTTAAAAQSSMAGPPAGSVQPNATDQSMTGFWTGLVLLGGFVIVGLLALLLNLRKMVGGRRRAVRMRVEDHDDRLLDAVAEDASAHLAALRLGSPREAIIGCWLSLESTMQRVGLKPDKAETSTELVQRVLSTYPVERTSIERLAAAYREARFSAHDIPEASRLLALSAIERLHAELSELRRRGVPVPADGGRR from the coding sequence ATGCCGAGAAACTCCACCTCAGTGGTGCGGGCCGTCGCCATCGGCCTGGCCGCGGCGGTACTCGTCGTACTGGTGATGGTCTCTACCGGCGGACAAATCGACCTGGTCCACGCGCCCGCGCATACGACTGCGGCCGCCGCACAGTCGAGCATGGCCGGACCGCCGGCCGGGTCCGTCCAGCCGAACGCCACGGATCAGAGCATGACCGGCTTCTGGACCGGGCTCGTACTGCTCGGCGGGTTCGTCATCGTCGGGCTTCTGGCTTTGCTGCTGAATCTGCGCAAGATGGTCGGAGGACGGCGGCGCGCGGTCCGAATGCGGGTCGAGGACCACGACGATCGACTGCTTGATGCGGTCGCCGAGGACGCGAGCGCACACCTAGCGGCGCTGCGACTTGGCTCGCCGCGCGAGGCGATCATCGGATGCTGGCTAAGCCTCGAGTCGACCATGCAACGAGTCGGCTTGAAGCCTGATAAGGCGGAAACCTCTACGGAGTTGGTGCAGCGGGTCCTATCGACGTACCCCGTAGAGCGGACCTCGATAGAGCGCCTCGCGGCCGCCTACCGGGAGGCGCGTTTCTCGGCGCACGACATCCCTGAAGCATCACGGTTGTTGGCGCTCAGCGCGATCGAGCGGCTGCACGCCGAACTGTCCGAACTGCGCCGGCGCGGCGTGCCGGTGCCGGCGGACGGGGGACGCAGATGA